Genomic DNA from Halobaculum sp. CBA1158:
CCGTCGTCCCGGCGAGGCCGACCGTCTCACCCGGATCGACGTCGAGGTCGATTCCGGAGATGACCTCCTCGTCGTCGGTGTAGCCGAACCGCACCTCGTCGAAGGTGACCCGTCCCTCGACCGACTCGGGGACGTACGCGTCCTCGGGGGAGGTCACCTCGGGGTCGTACCCGAGCAGGCCGAACACGCGCTCGGCGCTGGATTTGGCGAGTTGGTACTTGTTCGCCGTCTTGCCGACGCGGCGCATCGGCGAGTAGAGCCGACGCAAGAGGAGGAAGAACACCGCGACGGTTCCGGCCTGGAGCGCGCCGGCCTCGCCGGCGATGATGTCGCTGCCGGCGACCCAGAGGATGGCGACGAAGACGACGCCCGTGAGCAGCCGGAGCCCCGAGAAGAACGCCCGGCGGGCGCGGATCGCGCCCACCTTCTCGTCGTGGTAGCGCTCGCTCTGGGCGGCGACGCGGTCGAACTCGAAGTCGTGGCGGTTGAACGCCTTGATGACGCGCGCGCCGCCGATGTTGTTCTCGAGCCGGGAGTTGAGCCGCGAGACCGTCTCGCGGATGCCGCGGTACTTCGGCTCGATCCACGTGAGGAACCGCCCCGACGCCAGGCCGATGATCGGCACCGGCGCGAGCGCGATGAGCGCCAGTTTCGGCGAGTAGTAGAACATGATCGCGGCGATGCCGCTGACGGTCACGACCACGCGGATCGCCTGCCGGATCTCCGTGTTGAGGAACTGCTCCAGCCGGTTCACGTCCTGGTTCAGGACGGACATCATCGCGCCCGTCTGGTGGTCCGCGAAGAAGCCCAGCGAGAGGTGCTGCATGTGGTCGTACGTGTCGTTTCGCAGGTCGCGCTGGACCTTCTGGGCGGTCGACTGGAACAGGTACCGCGAGGCGAACCGCGTCACCGACCGCACGAGGTACGCGAGCGCGGCGATGACCACCAGTCGTTCCAGAAACGCCAGCCGGGCGGCCTCGCCCGCGATCGACCCGCCCGGCAGTATCCCCACGTCCGCGAGCAGTCCCGGGTCCCCGCCCGTCCGGATCACTCGGTCGATGGCCGCGCCGACGAGCAGCGACGGTAGCAGCCGGGCGAGTCGCGTGACGATGGCGGCCGCCAGCCCGACCGACAGCCGAGGCCAGTACGGCACGCAGTACCGTAACAGCCCCGTCATCGGGTTGCCGTCGACGGACTCGCGGATCTCCGCGAAGTCGCCGTGTTCCTCCTCCGCGTCGCTCATTACGATTCGAAACACGCCGACGGTACAAAGGCCCACGGAACGCGGAACGCCCCCGTGGCGTCCGCTGCGTGGGGACCCGGCGTGATTACGCCCCGTCCAGCAGCCGCGTCTGATCGATCGGGACCGCGGTCACGCCCCCGGCGTTCCCGTTCGAGTAGGCGTACAGCACGACGCCGGCCTCGACGTCGACGGCGCGCTTGAGCGTCCCGCTGAAGTCGTCGTCGCGAAAGCGCGCGCCCACGAGCTTCGAGAGCGGGTCCTCGTCGCCGCCGGCGTCATCGCCGTCGCCGCTGACCGCGTCGTCGCGATCGGCGGTGCCGGCGATCGGCTCGAACTGGGGACCGTCGCCGTCGTCGCCGTCGTCGTCAGCGTCGTCGCTCATGTCCGTGTCTCGGTCGAACAGACCCATGGCGGATCGACTCCGCGTCGTGTGAAAAGTGTGACGCGAGGTCGCCGTGTTGGGTCGGGTCGTGTCGCGTCGGGTCGCGTCGGGTCGGAGACCGGTGACCGTTCCGTTCGCCGTCGGAGCCAGCCTACCGATTCAGCGTGTGGATCGCCTGCCCCATCGCGTTCTCGGCGGCCTCCATCGTCGCCTCCGCGAGCGTCGGGTGGGTGTGGATCGTCGCGGCCACGTCCTCCAGCGTCGCGCCCATCTCGACGGCGAGCGCGAGTTCGGCGATCAGTTCGGAGGCGTCGGGGCCGACGATCTGCCCGCCGAGCACGAAGCCCGTCTCCTCGTCGGCGACGATCCGAACGAACCCCTCGGTGTGAGTCGTCGTGAGCGCCCGGCCGGAGGCGTTGAACGGCATCTCGCCGACGGCGGGCTCGAAGCCCTCGGCGGCGGCCTCGTCCTCGGTCAGCCCCACCGTGGCGATCTCCGGTTCGGTGAAGACGGCCGCGGGCACGGCCTGGTAGTCCAGCGCCGCGGGCTCGCCGGCGGCCGCCTCGGCGGCGACGATCCCCTCTTTGCTTGCCTTGTGCGCGAGCATCGGCTCGCCGGCCACGTCGCCGACGGCGAAGATCGAGTCCACGTCGGTGCGGGCCTGGTGGTCCGTCTCGATGAACCCGTCCTCGTTCGGCTCCACTCCGGCGTTCTCCAGTTCGAGGGTGTCGGTAACGGGAGCGCGACCGACCGCGACGAGCACCTGGTCCGCGAGGTACTCCGAGGTCTCGCCCGCCTCCGTCTCGGTCTCGACGGCGACGCCGCCCTCGGCGGTCTCCTCCCAGCCGCTCGCGCCCTCGCCGAAGTGGAACTCGACGCCGAGCTCCTCCGCGCGCTTGCGGACGATCCGTTGCACGTCCTCCTCGTAGCCGGGGAGCACGTCGTCGAGCATCTCCACCACCGTCACGTCGGTGCCGAGCTTCGCGAGCATCGTCGACAGCTCCATGCCGATGTAGCCCGCGCCGACGACGACGAGGCGCTCGGGGAGCGACTCCATCGCGAGCAGGTCGCGCGAGGAGAGCACGCGCTCGCCGTCGAACTCGAAGCCGGGGACCTGGATCGGCCGCGACCCGGTGGCGACGACGGCGTGATCGAACTCGATCGACTCGCTGCCCTGCCCCGCGCCCTCGTGGGCGACGCGCAGTTTGTTCTCGTCGGCGAACGTCGCCGTTCCCTCGACGAGGTTGACGCCGTTGGCCTTACAGAGCTTCTCGACGCCGCCGGTGAGACGGTCGACGACGCCGCTCTTCCAGCGCTGCATGCGCTCCACGTCGACGGCCGGGTCGGCGTAGATGCCCAGTTCCTCGGCGTTACCCGCCTCGTGGGCGACGTCCGCGCCGTGGATGAACGCCTTCGACGGGATGCAGCCGTGGTTGAGGCAGACGCCCCCGTAGGCGTCCTTCTCGATGAGGGTCGTGTCGAGTCCCTGCTGTGCCGCGCGGATCGCGGCGACGTAGCCCCCGGGACCGGCCCCGATGACGGCGACGTCCGTTCCGGTCGAGATGTCTCCGACGACCATTGAGTTCCCCTTTCTGATCCGGGATGATAAACTGGCAGGAATTGCGGACGACGGGGGCGGCGGACCGCCGCCGGCGACGGCGTGTGGGGCGGCGGACGGTCCTCGGCGACGGCGGGTGAGTCGACGTCCCGCTCAGTCGTCGGCGTACATGCTCCCGATGTCGTCCTCGTACCGCTCGAGGATGTTGCGCCGCTTCTTCTTCATCGTGGGCGTGAGCAGGTCGTTCTCCTCGGAGAACTCCTCGGCGACGACGCGGAACTGCTTGATCGTCTCGTGGGCCTCGAAGTCCTCGTTGACGCGGTCGACCTCCGTCTGGATGAGTTCCCGTACCCGGTCGTCGCGACACAGCGCGTCGTCGTCCGCGGGGAGGTCGTACCCCTCGCCGTCGGCCCACGCGCGCACCGCCGCGAGGTTCGGGACGACGATCGCCGAGACGAACTTCCTCGAGTCGCCGACGACCATGGCCTGCTCGACGTACTCGGAGGCCGCGAAGGCGTCCTCGATCGCGCCCGGCGGGACGTACTTGCCCGTCGAGAGCTTCATGAGCTGTTTGGCGCGCTCGCGGAAGCTGATGTAGTCGTCCGGGCGGATCTCGACCACGTCGCCGGTGCGGAACCAGCGCTCGCCGTCGATCTCCGTGAACGCCGCCTCGGTCTCCTCGGGGAGGTTCCGGTAGCCGCTGAAGACGTTCGGCCCGCGAACGAGCAGTTCGCCGACCGTGCCGTCGGTCCCGTCGTCGCCGCCGACGGCCCCGGCCACCGCCTCGTCGACGCGCACGTCCACGTCGTGCACCGGCGGGCCGATCGTGCCGACCTTCGGCTCCTCCGGGGAGTTCACCGCGACGACGGGGGCCGTCTCCGTGAGGCCGTACCCCTCGAGGATGGGGACGCCCATCCCGTGGTACAGTTCGCAGAGGTCCGCCGACAGCGACCCGCCGCCGGAGATGAAGAAGTCGACGTTGCCGCCCAGCGCCTCCTTCACCGTCGAGAAGACGAGGCGGTCGGCCAGACCGTAGCGCATCCGGAGTCCGACGCCGGGGTCGTCGGATCGGTGGTGTTCGCGACCGACGCCGGTTGCCCAGTTGAAGATTCGCTCCTTCACGCTCGATTCGGACGCCTGCTCGCGGATCGCGGCGTACAGCTTCTCGTACACCCGGGGGACGCTCGTCGCCGTCGAGGGTCGCACGAGCCCGAAGTCCTCGCGGAGGGTGTCGGACGACTCCGCGTACGCGACGGTCGCGCCGACGGAGTACATCATGAAGTGCCCCGCGAGGCGCTCGAACACGTGCGCCAGCGGGAGGAACGACAGCGTGACCGCGGTCTCGTCGATGACCGGCACGTCGTCGGGCTTGTCCGGGCGGTCGCCGAAGCGGCGGACGCACTGATCGACGTTCGCGAGGAAGTTGCGGTGGCTCAGCTCCGCGCCCTTCGGCGTGCCGGTGGTGCCGGAGGTGTAGATGAGGCTCGCGAGGTCGTCGATGTCGCGGTCGATCACCCACCCGTCGCCGGGGTCGACCTCGGCCCCGATCTCGTGGAGTTCGCCGAGCGTGTACACGTCGTCGCGCTCGTGTTCTCCGCCGTCGACGAGGACGACGAACTCCAGGTCGAGGTCGTCCTCGACGGCCAGCACCCGCTCGAGTAGCTCCCGGTTCTCGACGACGACGCCGGACGCGCCGGGGTCCGCGAGGAGGTGCCGGACCTGATCGGTCGACGACGAGGTGTAGACGGTCGTGACGACCGCGCCCGCGCCCAGCAGCGCGAAGTCGGCGTGGGCCCACTCCATGCGCGTGTCGGCGAAGATCCCGACGCGGTCGCCGGCGGTCACGCCGAGCTCGCGGAAGCCGGCCGAGAGCCGACGGACGAGGTCGCGCATCTCGCGGTAGGTGAGGTCGGCGTAGTCGCCGTCGGGCGCGGCGTCGACGACGCCCGCCCGGGCCAACGAGCGATCGTACACTCCGCCCTTGTAGCGCTGGGCGACTCGGTCGGCGTGCTCACGGCCGCTCGCGTCGAAGGTCGCCGCCAGCGAGTCCCGGGTGACTTCCGGATCGTACTCGCGTTCGGCCTGCCGCCAGTCCATGCCTCTCCCTGGCGAACGGGGGCGTATTAAGTCGGTCCCCATTCCCGGCGCGTTGTCACGGGTTTCTCGCGGTCGCCGACGGGGACGCGACGGTTCCGTACCGCGTCCGCGACGCCACCGCCTCCGCAACACCGCTCGCCTCAGACCGTCTCGCCGCGCTTCTCCTTGTAGTCGAGGTAGCCGAGGACGCCGCGCGTGTTCAGTCGCTCCTCCTCGCGGGCCTTCTCCTCGCCCCACACCTCGATGTGGTCCTCGGGGGCGTTCGCGGCGAAGTGCTCGATCACTGCCTCGTCGTCGCCCAACTCCTCGCGTTTCTGTCGGACTGCCTCGACCCACTCGGCGAGGGTGCGCTTGTACTCCGCGAGCAGTCGGTCCTCGAACTCACGGGGGCCGAAGTGGCCGAAGCAGACGTACCGCGGGTCGAGGTCGCGGATCGTGTCCGCGTCGTCCTGACAGCCGTGGAGGTCGAACCGCGAGGGCGGGGAGGTCTGCTCGATCCGGTCGAGTTCGGGGATGTAGATCCCGGCGGCGTCGGCGGCGAACAGCACGTCGTCGCCGCGGTCGTGGAAGATCACCTGGTGCGGGGCGTGCCCCGGCGCGTGGTGCACGTCGAGGTCGCGGTCGCCCAGATCGAGCGTCTCGCCGCCCGAGAGCGACTCGATCCGGTCGGCCGGCACCGGCTCGGGCTCGACGTAGTGTCGCCATTGGTCGCCGACGGCGGACTTGGTGCCGGCGACGAGTCGCTCGGGATCGACGAGGTGGTCGACGCCCGTCTCGTGGATCATCACCGTCGCGTCGGGGTAGCGCTCGGCGAGAAAGCCCGTCCCGCCGGCGTGATCGAGGTGGACGTGCGTCGGGAGGACGAACTCGGGGGTGATCCCGAGGCTGTCGAGCGCGTCGAACAGGTACTCGCGGTTGGTCCCGATCCCGGTGTCGATGACGGCGGGGCGTTCGGCGTCGACGAGGTACACCGCGCCGTAGTTGGCCGTGTCGTACATCCCGGTGTCGAGGTAGTAGAGGTCCGTACAGCCGGGTATCGGCTCCACGTCTCCGGGCTCCATCTCCATGGTCGCACCGGCGTTAGTCGGTACCAAAAGGGTTCGGGAGGCGGCCGAACCGTGGGAACGCGGAGCCGCCGCTGGCGACCCGAACGACGCGGAGGGCGCGGCGGGTGCGCGCGGGCGGTCGGGGACCGCGGCGAGGCGAGGGCGATCGGTGGCGGGGCGGGTGGCGGCGGTTCCTGGGGCGACCGTCGCGACCGACGGCGATGCCGGCGGCGGTTCCTGGGGTGACCGTCGCGACCGACGGCGATGCCGGCGGCGGTTCCTGGGGCGACGGCTACGCGTTCACGTCCGGGCCGTCGTCGACGAACCGAACCGTGAAGCGCTCGTAGCCGCCGTAGGCCGTCTCCAGCGAGCCGATCCACCAGTTCCATCGTTCCGCGAGGTCGTGGTCCTCGGGCGCGTCCGATAGCTCCTCGAGCACCTCCTCGACGGTCAGCTCGTGGCCGCGGTCGGCGGCGATCCTCCCGGAGTCGGCCAGGTCTCGCGCCTGCCGGGCGACCGTACGGCGAACCGCCTCCGTCCCCCCGAACTCGCGCTCGAGGGCCGCCGTGAGTTCTCTGCTGTCCACACCGAGGGTTGGTGGTCCATCGGTTTTAGTTAGTCGGGTGCGTGTCAGCCGTTCGCACGACCGTCGTCGGACGGTATGCGGGCGACTACCGTCGGTGATCGCGGCGTCCCGGCACCGCCGCTGGCGAGCGCGAGAGCGGCCGAGGGGAGTAAGCCCCCTTCTGTTCGGCCCGACATTCGGCTGAGCGTCCGCGTCGTTGCGGGGCGCGAGCCCCGGTCGTCCGCACGGGGACGCCGTGCGGGAACCCGGACTACCATCGGGGCGACCGCCGCGGCCGCCCGTCGACGCGGGCTTGCACCGGCGAGGATTCGCCGTTCCATCCGTTCCCGCCCGTCGGTCCTCGGTGGGTTCGCTCCCTCCCCTCTCGGGTCGGTTCGCGCGCCCGCGGCGGAGCCGCGAGCGCCGGCGGCGACGGATCGCCGCCGCACCTCATCGGTCGGGGCGGGGGGTCTCGTTGCTGTTCCAGAGCCAGCCGTCTCCGACTCCGGGCTTGCGCCCGGTCGCCCGTCCGGGGGTGGGGGGACTTTCCTCATGCGCCGTCGCCCGAGAGGGTCGAGCGCACGGGGGTCGGGCTCCCTCTGCCGAGTCCGGATAGATCGCTCGCTCTGATAAAGCGTTCGGGGTGATCGCGACGCCGATCTGTTCCCCCCGTGATCGGACGCCTCGCGGGCCGTGGGACGCTGGTGTGTCACTTCGTATCACGGTGATGAAAGGCTTCAAGTCCGGTGGGCCCACAGTACGTGTATGTCCGAAGCGGAGACCGTGCGGCTCACCTACGAGGACGGTGCACGCGCGGTCGAACTCGCCCGGGAGTCGGTCGAGGCGTACGTACTGCAGGGCCAACGCGAACAACCGGGGAGCATGCGCGACGCCTTCTACGCGCGAACCGGTGCGTTCGTCCGCCTCCAGTCCACTCGAGGCAGGGGGCGCATGCGCGGC
This window encodes:
- a CDS encoding ABC transporter ATP-binding protein — encoded protein: MSDAEEEHGDFAEIRESVDGNPMTGLLRYCVPYWPRLSVGLAAAIVTRLARLLPSLLVGAAIDRVIRTGGDPGLLADVGILPGGSIAGEAARLAFLERLVVIAALAYLVRSVTRFASRYLFQSTAQKVQRDLRNDTYDHMQHLSLGFFADHQTGAMMSVLNQDVNRLEQFLNTEIRQAIRVVVTVSGIAAIMFYYSPKLALIALAPVPIIGLASGRFLTWIEPKYRGIRETVSRLNSRLENNIGGARVIKAFNRHDFEFDRVAAQSERYHDEKVGAIRARRAFFSGLRLLTGVVFVAILWVAGSDIIAGEAGALQAGTVAVFFLLLRRLYSPMRRVGKTANKYQLAKSSAERVFGLLGYDPEVTSPEDAYVPESVEGRVTFDEVRFGYTDDEEVISGIDLDVDPGETVGLAGTTGAGKSTLLKLIPRFYDVDEGAVEVDGVDVREYDLAALREHVGIVEQNPYMFSGTAAENIGYGDLSALDRGGDAAAEADAAVAGAGGGVDADAAGDAAADGDPSDRIVRAAKAAEAHQFITDLPDGYDTQIGERGVKLSGGQRQRIAIARALLNDPEIIVLDEATSDVDTETEELIQRSLDRLIADRTAFVIAHRLSTIRDADRVVVMEDGRIAEQGTHDDLVAADGDYADLWARQAGDGETDESLAAADD
- the lpdA gene encoding dihydrolipoyl dehydrogenase, giving the protein MVVGDISTGTDVAVIGAGPGGYVAAIRAAQQGLDTTLIEKDAYGGVCLNHGCIPSKAFIHGADVAHEAGNAEELGIYADPAVDVERMQRWKSGVVDRLTGGVEKLCKANGVNLVEGTATFADENKLRVAHEGAGQGSESIEFDHAVVATGSRPIQVPGFEFDGERVLSSRDLLAMESLPERLVVVGAGYIGMELSTMLAKLGTDVTVVEMLDDVLPGYEEDVQRIVRKRAEELGVEFHFGEGASGWEETAEGGVAVETETEAGETSEYLADQVLVAVGRAPVTDTLELENAGVEPNEDGFIETDHQARTDVDSIFAVGDVAGEPMLAHKASKEGIVAAEAAAGEPAALDYQAVPAAVFTEPEIATVGLTEDEAAAEGFEPAVGEMPFNASGRALTTTHTEGFVRIVADEETGFVLGGQIVGPDASELIAELALAVEMGATLEDVAATIHTHPTLAEATMEAAENAMGQAIHTLNR
- a CDS encoding long-chain fatty acid--CoA ligase, with translation MDWRQAEREYDPEVTRDSLAATFDASGREHADRVAQRYKGGVYDRSLARAGVVDAAPDGDYADLTYREMRDLVRRLSAGFRELGVTAGDRVGIFADTRMEWAHADFALLGAGAVVTTVYTSSSTDQVRHLLADPGASGVVVENRELLERVLAVEDDLDLEFVVLVDGGEHERDDVYTLGELHEIGAEVDPGDGWVIDRDIDDLASLIYTSGTTGTPKGAELSHRNFLANVDQCVRRFGDRPDKPDDVPVIDETAVTLSFLPLAHVFERLAGHFMMYSVGATVAYAESSDTLREDFGLVRPSTATSVPRVYEKLYAAIREQASESSVKERIFNWATGVGREHHRSDDPGVGLRMRYGLADRLVFSTVKEALGGNVDFFISGGGSLSADLCELYHGMGVPILEGYGLTETAPVVAVNSPEEPKVGTIGPPVHDVDVRVDEAVAGAVGGDDGTDGTVGELLVRGPNVFSGYRNLPEETEAAFTEIDGERWFRTGDVVEIRPDDYISFRERAKQLMKLSTGKYVPPGAIEDAFAASEYVEQAMVVGDSRKFVSAIVVPNLAAVRAWADGEGYDLPADDDALCRDDRVRELIQTEVDRVNEDFEAHETIKQFRVVAEEFSEENDLLTPTMKKKRRNILERYEDDIGSMYADD
- a CDS encoding MBL fold metallo-hydrolase; this translates as MEPGDVEPIPGCTDLYYLDTGMYDTANYGAVYLVDAERPAVIDTGIGTNREYLFDALDSLGITPEFVLPTHVHLDHAGGTGFLAERYPDATVMIHETGVDHLVDPERLVAGTKSAVGDQWRHYVEPEPVPADRIESLSGGETLDLGDRDLDVHHAPGHAPHQVIFHDRGDDVLFAADAAGIYIPELDRIEQTSPPSRFDLHGCQDDADTIRDLDPRYVCFGHFGPREFEDRLLAEYKRTLAEWVEAVRQKREELGDDEAVIEHFAANAPEDHIEVWGEEKAREEERLNTRGVLGYLDYKEKRGETV